In one Streptomyces venezuelae genomic region, the following are encoded:
- a CDS encoding ROK family transcriptional regulator, with translation MPVSPASPSTARAINDRLALGLLQSEGPLTANQLKQLTGLSRPSVADLVERLQGSGLITVVGEAGARRRGPNARLYGIVADRAHLAALDVRTESVSVVVTDLLGAVLAEASAPIGGGTGTGTAVEQAVALVERTAAEGGVQRLHTVGIGAPGLIDPATGDLHDTSSLPAWHRRLAGALHERLGARVLVENETNLAARAERRDGAAHDRDTFVLLWLGDGVGAAVVLDGVLRRGASGGTGEIGFLPVPGTSTLPSATGCEGGFHSLACAAALRELGAEHGILEPGGSAADVVRHAVETGEYAFLDAVADRVAVGAAAMAAILDPGCVVLGGEVGRAGGSELAARVTDRVAAMSPLRTEVRAGTLGGAAVLRGALLAARDAAQDELFGPRTGH, from the coding sequence ATGCCTGTGTCGCCTGCCTCACCGAGTACCGCCCGAGCCATCAACGACCGGCTCGCGCTGGGGCTCCTGCAGAGCGAAGGGCCGCTCACCGCGAACCAGTTGAAGCAGCTCACCGGCCTGTCGCGGCCCTCGGTCGCCGATCTCGTCGAGCGGCTCCAGGGCTCCGGGCTCATCACGGTCGTCGGCGAGGCGGGTGCCCGGCGGCGCGGCCCGAATGCGCGCCTGTACGGGATAGTCGCCGACCGCGCCCACCTCGCGGCGCTCGACGTGCGCACCGAGAGCGTCTCCGTCGTCGTCACCGATCTGCTCGGCGCGGTGCTCGCCGAGGCGTCCGCGCCCATCGGCGGCGGAACCGGCACCGGCACCGCCGTCGAACAGGCCGTCGCCCTCGTCGAGCGCACGGCCGCGGAGGGCGGAGTGCAGCGCCTGCACACCGTCGGCATCGGCGCCCCGGGACTCATCGACCCGGCCACCGGCGACCTGCACGACACGTCCTCGCTGCCCGCCTGGCACCGCCGCCTCGCCGGCGCCCTCCACGAGCGGCTCGGCGCGCGCGTCCTCGTGGAGAACGAGACCAACCTCGCGGCCCGCGCCGAACGCAGGGACGGCGCCGCGCACGACCGCGACACGTTCGTGCTGCTCTGGCTCGGCGACGGCGTCGGCGCGGCCGTCGTGCTCGACGGCGTGCTGCGCAGGGGCGCCTCGGGCGGCACCGGCGAGATCGGCTTCCTGCCGGTGCCCGGCACGAGCACGCTGCCGTCGGCGACCGGCTGCGAGGGCGGCTTCCACTCGCTGGCCTGCGCGGCGGCCCTGCGCGAACTCGGCGCGGAGCACGGCATCCTGGAGCCCGGCGGGTCCGCCGCCGACGTGGTGCGGCACGCCGTCGAGACCGGCGAGTACGCCTTCCTGGACGCCGTCGCCGACCGGGTGGCCGTCGGCGCCGCGGCGATGGCCGCGATCCTCGACCCCGGTTGTGTGGTCCTCGGCGGCGAGGTGGGCCGCGCGGGCGGCTCCGAGCTCGCCGCCCGCGTCACGGACCGCGTCGCGGCCATGTCGCCCCTGCGCACGGAAGTGCGGGCCGGCACGCTCGGCGGGGCCGCGGTGCTGCGCGGGGCGCTGCTCGCGGCCCGCGACGCGGCGCAGGACGAGCTGTTCGGACCGCGGACGGGTCACTGA
- a CDS encoding MFS transporter, with protein MSEVVYDEQRLKRARLAVAAVFCVHGSVAGSFATRVPWIQDHADVSAGMLGLALAFPAVGASVAMPLASRISHRFGARNALRGLLVMWTLALVLPSLATNLPTLCLALFVYGATSGMSDVAMNALGVETETRMRKSIMSGLHGMWSVGALIGSAAGTVAAHLGSDARLHHVLAAAALTTLGLVACQGVLDLQPEPEEEAPPRFSLPPKSALLIGAVGFCAVFAEGASLDWSAVYLRDVLDTSAGVAAASTTGFTLTMAIARLVGDAVVNRFGAVRTVRAGGILAALGGLLVVLATHPVMAMGGFALMGLGIAVVVPLAFAAAGHSGPNPSQAIAGVATITYTSSLIAPSAIGALAEATSLVTSFGLVTLLACGLTVFAGVLRTGGRKAAQGAPADTAAHGPRS; from the coding sequence ATGAGTGAAGTGGTCTACGACGAACAGCGGTTGAAGCGGGCGCGGCTCGCCGTCGCGGCCGTGTTCTGCGTGCACGGTTCGGTCGCCGGATCATTCGCGACCCGGGTGCCGTGGATCCAGGACCACGCGGACGTCAGCGCGGGCATGCTCGGCCTCGCCCTCGCCTTCCCCGCGGTCGGCGCGTCCGTCGCGATGCCGCTCGCGAGCCGCATCAGCCACCGCTTCGGGGCCCGCAACGCCCTGCGCGGCCTCCTCGTCATGTGGACGCTCGCCCTGGTCCTGCCGTCCCTCGCAACGAACCTGCCCACGCTCTGCCTGGCCCTCTTCGTGTACGGCGCGACCTCCGGCATGTCCGACGTGGCGATGAACGCGCTCGGCGTCGAGACCGAGACCCGCATGCGGAAGTCGATCATGTCGGGGCTGCACGGCATGTGGAGCGTCGGCGCCCTGATCGGCTCCGCGGCCGGCACGGTCGCCGCCCACCTCGGCTCGGACGCCCGCCTGCACCACGTGCTCGCCGCCGCCGCGCTGACGACGCTCGGCCTCGTCGCCTGCCAGGGCGTCCTCGACCTGCAGCCGGAGCCGGAGGAGGAGGCGCCGCCGCGGTTCTCGCTGCCGCCCAAGTCGGCGCTGCTCATCGGCGCCGTCGGCTTCTGCGCGGTCTTCGCGGAGGGCGCGAGCCTGGACTGGTCGGCGGTCTACCTGCGGGACGTCCTGGACACGTCGGCCGGTGTCGCCGCCGCCTCCACGACCGGCTTCACGCTCACCATGGCCATCGCCCGGCTCGTGGGCGACGCGGTGGTCAACCGGTTCGGCGCGGTGCGCACGGTGCGGGCCGGCGGCATCCTCGCGGCGCTCGGCGGCCTGCTCGTCGTCCTCGCCACGCATCCCGTGATGGCCATGGGCGGGTTCGCGCTGATGGGCCTCGGCATCGCGGTCGTTGTGCCGCTCGCCTTCGCCGCGGCCGGGCACAGCGGTCCCAACCCCAGTCAGGCCATCGCGGGCGTCGCCACCATCACGTACACCTCCAGCCTGATCGCCCCCTCCGCGATCGGCGCCCTCGCGGAGGCCACGAGCCTCGTGACCTCCTTCGGCCTGGTGACGCTGCTCGCCTGCGGCCTCACGGTCTTCGCGGGCGTCCTGCGCACGGGCGGGCGCAAGGCGGCGCAGGGCGCGCCCGCGGACACGGCGGCCCACGGACCGAGGTCCTGA
- a CDS encoding SDR family oxidoreductase — protein MSTILVTGGTGTLGRLVTERLRADGHEVRVLSRHTQPYAVDLREGTGLDAAVTGVDVIVHCASSVRGGDERAARNLIAAAEKAGVAHLVYISIVGIDRVPMGYYKTKLAVERLIEESGLGWTVLRATQFHDLVLQIMEASAKLPVMLLPGGVSDQPIEVGEVADRLAELAAAPPAGRVEDMGGPEVRTFPELARAYLRASGKRRRVLPVRLAGRTYRAARAGGLLTPDRAVGKRTFEEYLAVRSGAAGQ, from the coding sequence ATGAGCACGATCCTGGTGACCGGTGGTACGGGAACCCTCGGCCGACTGGTGACGGAGCGGCTGCGCGCGGACGGTCACGAGGTACGGGTGCTCAGCAGGCACACCCAGCCGTACGCCGTCGACCTGCGCGAGGGCACGGGCCTGGACGCGGCCGTCACCGGGGTGGACGTGATCGTGCACTGCGCGAGCAGTGTGCGCGGCGGGGACGAGCGTGCCGCCCGCAATCTGATCGCGGCCGCCGAGAAGGCCGGCGTCGCCCATCTGGTCTACATCTCGATCGTCGGCATCGACCGGGTGCCGATGGGCTACTACAAGACGAAGCTCGCGGTGGAGCGGCTCATCGAGGAGTCCGGGCTCGGCTGGACCGTGCTGCGGGCCACCCAGTTCCACGACCTGGTCCTGCAGATCATGGAGGCCTCGGCGAAGCTTCCGGTCATGCTGCTGCCCGGCGGGGTCAGCGACCAGCCGATCGAGGTCGGTGAGGTCGCGGACCGCCTCGCGGAGCTGGCGGCGGCGCCTCCGGCGGGGCGCGTCGAGGACATGGGAGGCCCCGAGGTCCGCACCTTCCCCGAACTGGCCCGCGCCTACCTGCGGGCGAGCGGCAAGCGGCGCCGGGTGCTGCCGGTGCGGCTCGCGGGCCGCACCTACCGTGCGGCACGGGCGGGCGGCCTTCTGACGCCGGACCGGGCCGTGGGCAAGCGGACGTTCGAGGAGTACCTGGCGGTGCGGTCCGGGGCCGCAGGCCAGTGA
- a CDS encoding chitinase C-terminal domain-containing protein, with protein MPSLNRARPTLLASGAAVAGLLLSLVSGGAAPAAAADDASCRPDGLYQTPGVNVPYCTVYDSDGREKMGADHKRRTIGYFTGWRTGKNGEPAYLAKDIPWDKITHINYAFAHVDKDNKLSVGSDSEKNAATGMTWPGVAGAEMDPALPYKGHFNQLTKFKKQHPDVKTLISVGGWAETGGYFGDDGKRVNSGGFYSMATNADGSVNQAGIDTFADSAVSFIKKYGFNGVDIDYEYPTTMKDAGNPLDYSLSNARRGGLVKGYAALMKSLRQKLDKAGAADGKHYMLTVAAPSSGYLLRGMETFQVQKYLDYVNIMSYDLHGAWNEYVGPNASLFDDGKDAELAAANVYGSSQYGGIGYLNTDWAYHYFRGSMPAGRINIGLPYYTRGFKNVQGGTDGLWGKAAATSCPAGSGLTKCGDGAVGIDNLWHDKDDNGKESPAGSNPMWHAKNLEKGIVGDYVTKYGFPADTKLTGTYARKYSSTLVAPWLWNADKKVFLSTEDEESVAKKADYVVDRGIGGTMIWEMAGDYRWNATKGQYEMGDTLTSLMHDKFKNAKPYGAKVSNKELPTKAVDIGVEFGDFKLGDSNYPITPKVKITNNTKTALPGGTEFQFDYSTAAPGNASDQSGFGTKVISSDHTGSNVGGLKGDFHRVSLKLPAWQSLAPGASVDLSFNYYLPVSTPWNWTVNISGTTYALAGDLARGTTVVEPGGGTNPTDPPDPTDPPTPGKCTAPAWGSGTEYGGGTTVSHKSHTWKAKWWTKGDEPGAGGEWGVWQDLGAC; from the coding sequence TTGCCGTCCCTCAACCGCGCGAGACCCACGCTGCTCGCGTCCGGCGCAGCCGTCGCAGGTCTGCTGCTCAGTCTGGTCTCCGGCGGCGCCGCCCCGGCCGCCGCCGCCGACGACGCGTCCTGTCGCCCCGACGGCCTCTACCAGACGCCAGGGGTGAACGTCCCCTACTGCACCGTCTACGACAGCGACGGCCGCGAGAAGATGGGCGCCGACCACAAGCGCCGCACCATCGGCTACTTCACCGGCTGGCGCACCGGCAAGAACGGCGAGCCCGCCTACCTCGCCAAGGACATCCCGTGGGACAAGATCACCCACATCAACTACGCCTTCGCGCACGTCGACAAGGACAACAAGCTCTCCGTCGGCTCCGACAGCGAGAAGAACGCCGCCACCGGCATGACGTGGCCGGGCGTCGCGGGCGCCGAGATGGACCCGGCGCTGCCCTACAAGGGCCACTTCAACCAGCTCACCAAGTTCAAGAAGCAGCACCCGGACGTCAAGACGCTGATCTCGGTGGGCGGCTGGGCCGAGACCGGCGGCTACTTCGGTGACGACGGCAAGCGCGTGAACTCCGGCGGCTTCTACTCGATGGCCACCAACGCGGACGGCTCCGTCAACCAGGCGGGCATCGACACGTTCGCCGACTCGGCGGTCTCCTTCATAAAGAAGTACGGCTTCAACGGCGTCGACATCGACTACGAGTACCCGACGACGATGAAGGACGCGGGCAACCCGCTCGACTACTCGCTCTCCAACGCCCGCCGCGGCGGCCTCGTCAAGGGCTACGCGGCGCTCATGAAGTCCCTGCGCCAGAAGCTCGACAAGGCGGGTGCGGCCGACGGCAAGCACTACATGCTGACGGTGGCGGCCCCCTCCTCCGGCTATCTGCTGCGCGGCATGGAGACCTTCCAGGTCCAGAAGTACCTGGACTACGTCAACATCATGTCGTACGACCTGCACGGCGCCTGGAACGAGTACGTGGGCCCGAACGCCTCGCTCTTCGACGACGGCAAGGACGCCGAGCTCGCGGCCGCCAACGTCTACGGCAGCTCCCAGTACGGCGGCATCGGCTACCTCAACACCGACTGGGCCTACCACTACTTCCGCGGCTCGATGCCGGCAGGCCGCATCAACATCGGCCTGCCGTACTACACCCGCGGTTTCAAGAACGTGCAGGGCGGCACCGACGGACTGTGGGGCAAGGCGGCCGCGACCAGCTGCCCGGCGGGGTCCGGCCTGACCAAGTGCGGTGACGGCGCGGTCGGCATCGACAACCTCTGGCACGACAAGGACGACAACGGCAAGGAGTCTCCGGCGGGCTCCAACCCGATGTGGCACGCCAAGAACCTGGAGAAGGGGATCGTCGGCGACTACGTCACCAAGTACGGCTTCCCCGCCGACACCAAGCTGACCGGCACCTACGCCCGCAAGTACAGCTCCACGCTCGTCGCGCCGTGGCTGTGGAACGCCGACAAGAAGGTCTTCCTGTCCACGGAGGACGAGGAGTCGGTGGCGAAGAAGGCCGACTACGTGGTCGACCGGGGCATCGGCGGCACGATGATCTGGGAGATGGCGGGCGACTACCGCTGGAACGCCACCAAGGGCCAGTACGAGATGGGCGACACGCTCACCTCGCTGATGCACGACAAGTTCAAGAACGCGAAGCCGTACGGCGCGAAGGTCTCCAACAAGGAGCTGCCCACCAAGGCCGTCGACATCGGTGTGGAGTTCGGCGACTTCAAGCTGGGCGACTCCAACTACCCGATCACGCCCAAGGTGAAGATCACCAACAACACGAAGACGGCGTTGCCGGGCGGCACCGAGTTCCAGTTCGACTACTCCACCGCGGCCCCGGGCAACGCCTCCGACCAGTCCGGCTTCGGTACGAAGGTGATCAGCAGCGACCACACGGGCAGCAACGTCGGCGGCCTGAAGGGCGACTTCCACCGGGTCTCGCTGAAGCTGCCGGCCTGGCAGTCGCTCGCGCCCGGCGCCTCCGTGGACCTCTCCTTCAACTACTACCTGCCGGTGTCCACCCCCTGGAACTGGACGGTGAACATCAGCGGCACGACGTACGCGCTCGCCGGTGACCTGGCGCGCGGCACCACGGTCGTCGAGCCGGGCGGCGGCACGAACCCGACCGACCCGCCGGACCCGACCGACCCGCCGACGCCCGGCAAGTGCACGGCGCCCGCGTGGGGTTCGGGCACCGAATACGGCGGCGGGACCACCGTGTCCCACAAGTCCCACACCTGGAAGGCCAAGTGGTGGACGAAGGGCGATGAGCCCGGTGCCGGCGGCGAATGGGGCGTCTGGCAGGATCTCGGCGCCTGCTGA